From the genome of Gemmatimonadota bacterium, one region includes:
- a CDS encoding serine/threonine-protein phosphatase, giving the protein MITAFSTTTESERPRDDELDLFGLTHAGKVRRDNQDQFLLATIHPQVVLHATSLAGAEQLPLRGERVATLMMVADGVGGVAGGAEASQLAVEAIMGYVSSSLRCYHLAGGAHDGEFEAALRSAAFQAHAAVRAEAAAHGDGSKMATTLTLAIIIWPWVYVVQVGDSRCYRYLSGEIAQVTKDQTMAQALVDQGVLSREKVTRSPLNNVLVSAIGGDQAEPDVSRFDIRDRRSVILLCSDGLTKHVTDAELAEHLDRMTSSEQLCRELLELALSRGGSDNITILAGRAPA; this is encoded by the coding sequence ATGATCACCGCCTTCAGCACCACGACCGAGTCGGAGCGTCCGCGCGACGACGAACTCGACCTCTTCGGGCTCACGCACGCGGGCAAGGTCCGGCGCGACAACCAGGACCAGTTCCTCCTCGCCACCATCCATCCGCAGGTGGTGCTGCACGCCACCTCGCTCGCCGGCGCCGAGCAGTTGCCGCTCCGTGGTGAGCGCGTCGCGACGTTGATGATGGTGGCCGATGGCGTCGGCGGCGTGGCCGGCGGTGCGGAAGCCAGCCAACTCGCCGTCGAGGCGATCATGGGTTACGTGTCGTCGTCGCTGCGCTGCTACCACCTCGCAGGCGGCGCGCACGACGGCGAGTTCGAGGCGGCACTCCGCTCGGCGGCGTTCCAGGCCCATGCCGCGGTGCGCGCCGAGGCGGCGGCCCATGGCGACGGGTCGAAGATGGCGACGACGCTCACCCTGGCCATCATCATCTGGCCGTGGGTCTACGTGGTGCAGGTCGGCGACTCGCGCTGCTATCGCTACCTCTCGGGCGAGATCGCCCAGGTCACCAAGGACCAGACGATGGCGCAGGCGCTCGTCGATCAGGGTGTGCTGAGCCGCGAGAAGGTGACCCGCTCGCCGCTCAACAACGTCCTGGTGAGCGCGATCGGCGGCGACCAGGCGGAGCCCGACGTGTCGCGATTCGACATCCGCGACCGCCGTTCCGTCATCCTGCTCTGCAGCGACGGCCTCACCAAGCACGTCACCGATGCGGAGTTGGCCGAGCATCTCGACCGGATGACTTCGTCGGAGCAGTTGTGCCGCGAGTTGCTCGAACTTGCGCTCAGCCGCGGCGGCAGCGACAACATCACCATCCTCGCCGGACGCGCGCCGGCCTGA
- a CDS encoding protein kinase produces MSAPARLIAALADRYRIERELGRGGMATVYVAEDLKHRRQVAIKVMRPELSASMGADRFLREVEIAAKLSHPNILPVYDSGEADGFLYYVMPLVEGESLPERMARDKQMPALEALRLAREVAEALAYAHARGIVHRDIKPANILLSAGHALVADFGIARAMESSGEALTQTGLAIGTPVYMSPEQATGATDIDGRTDIYALGCVLYEMLAGEPPFTGPTVQAILARSLTENPRPLDQTRTSLPAAVNTTVMKALAKTAADRYSTGAEFVTALNSAEDQVRTPSGEVVAATPARGVRPWQLAVAALVLLAAGVAGSKLLGGKGGAAASTAEKTLAVLPFENQGTADDAYFADGLVDELRDKLSHVPKLTVTASASADQYRASPKTDVEIAKELRVDQVLRGKVRYASGADGTRQVRVATELVDGATGKVTWRDTFDAPMADAFTIQGQIATRVTGALGTVLGQAATDALASTLTKNPEAYDLYLKAQGVRIIGTGGARARATLYEQAVALDSLFTRAWAGLAWNLSVLYSDGSRDAAVARRAKEALDRLVRLAPDSAGAHLIAANYYANVVRDLPRARQETERALALDPKSIWALNTAAGYDLDDGNYQAMFEKLSKARQIDPRSVGVLNRLIQAQIYLGRTEEALVTSAELLALEPKGYDVIQWAAFAHLSAGDFAGAQKVVADVLKRVPAVELITYFAGYQELAYVLGDKERELLFRMTPAAYDNDIAWWGQSLATAAHQQGDLKRAKAYADSSLATAKQQVDASPKDPQLRGLYAVSLAYVGRGADANKEMTQAVADAPKGSGTNETYVRLQAIRMHLALGEQEAALDGIEDILTRQSFVTRGYLKADPMFTPLKNNERFKRIVSGGMDRPRG; encoded by the coding sequence GTGAGCGCACCAGCCCGTCTGATCGCCGCATTGGCTGACCGCTACCGGATCGAGCGCGAGCTCGGTCGCGGCGGCATGGCCACCGTCTACGTCGCCGAAGACCTCAAGCACCGTCGCCAGGTCGCCATCAAGGTGATGCGCCCCGAACTCTCGGCGTCCATGGGCGCCGACAGATTCCTGCGCGAAGTCGAGATCGCCGCCAAGCTCTCGCACCCGAACATCCTCCCGGTGTACGACTCGGGCGAGGCCGACGGCTTCCTCTACTATGTCATGCCGCTGGTCGAGGGCGAGTCGCTCCCCGAGCGGATGGCGCGCGACAAGCAGATGCCGGCGCTCGAGGCGCTGCGGCTCGCGCGCGAGGTCGCCGAAGCGCTGGCGTACGCGCATGCGCGGGGCATCGTCCATCGCGACATCAAGCCGGCCAACATCCTGCTCAGTGCCGGGCACGCGCTGGTCGCCGACTTCGGCATCGCGCGCGCGATGGAAAGCAGCGGCGAGGCGCTGACGCAGACCGGCCTCGCGATCGGCACCCCGGTCTACATGTCCCCCGAGCAGGCCACTGGTGCCACCGACATCGATGGCCGCACCGACATCTACGCCCTCGGCTGCGTCCTCTACGAGATGCTCGCGGGCGAACCGCCGTTCACCGGCCCGACGGTGCAGGCCATCCTGGCGCGCTCGCTCACCGAGAATCCGCGTCCGCTCGACCAGACCCGCACCTCGCTCCCCGCCGCCGTGAACACCACGGTGATGAAGGCGCTCGCCAAGACCGCCGCCGACCGCTACTCGACCGGCGCGGAGTTCGTCACGGCGCTGAACAGCGCCGAGGACCAGGTGCGCACGCCGTCGGGCGAGGTCGTGGCGGCCACCCCGGCGCGCGGTGTCCGGCCATGGCAGCTCGCCGTCGCCGCGCTGGTGCTGCTCGCCGCGGGCGTGGCCGGCTCCAAGCTGCTCGGCGGCAAGGGTGGTGCGGCGGCGAGCACGGCCGAGAAGACGCTTGCGGTGCTGCCGTTCGAGAACCAGGGCACGGCCGACGATGCCTACTTCGCCGACGGACTGGTGGATGAGCTGCGCGACAAACTCTCGCACGTCCCCAAGCTGACGGTGACGGCGTCTGCGAGCGCCGACCAGTACCGCGCCTCGCCCAAGACCGACGTGGAGATCGCCAAGGAACTCCGCGTCGATCAGGTGCTGCGCGGCAAGGTGCGCTACGCCAGCGGCGCCGATGGCACACGGCAGGTGCGCGTCGCCACTGAGCTCGTTGATGGCGCCACCGGCAAGGTCACCTGGCGCGACACCTTCGATGCCCCGATGGCAGACGCCTTCACCATCCAGGGGCAGATCGCCACCCGCGTCACCGGCGCCCTCGGCACCGTGCTCGGCCAGGCCGCGACCGACGCGCTCGCGAGCACGCTGACGAAGAACCCCGAGGCGTACGATCTCTACCTGAAGGCGCAGGGTGTGCGGATCATCGGCACCGGCGGCGCGCGGGCCCGCGCGACGTTGTACGAACAGGCCGTGGCACTCGACTCCCTGTTTACGCGGGCGTGGGCCGGGTTGGCCTGGAACCTTTCGGTGCTCTACAGCGACGGGAGCCGCGATGCGGCCGTGGCCCGGCGTGCCAAGGAGGCGCTCGATCGGCTGGTGCGCCTGGCCCCGGACTCGGCCGGCGCCCACCTGATCGCGGCCAATTACTACGCGAACGTGGTCCGTGACCTGCCACGCGCGCGCCAGGAGACCGAGCGAGCGCTGGCGCTCGACCCGAAGAGCATCTGGGCGCTGAATACCGCCGCCGGGTACGACCTCGACGATGGCAACTATCAGGCGATGTTCGAAAAGCTCTCCAAGGCGCGGCAGATCGACCCGCGATCGGTTGGCGTCCTGAACCGACTCATCCAGGCGCAGATCTATCTGGGGCGGACGGAAGAGGCGCTGGTCACCAGCGCCGAACTGCTCGCACTCGAACCGAAGGGATACGACGTCATCCAGTGGGCAGCCTTCGCCCACCTGAGCGCCGGTGACTTCGCCGGCGCCCAGAAGGTGGTGGCCGACGTGCTCAAGCGCGTCCCTGCCGTCGAGCTGATTACTTACTTCGCCGGCTATCAGGAGCTTGCGTACGTCCTCGGCGACAAGGAGCGTGAGCTCCTCTTCCGGATGACGCCGGCGGCGTATGACAACGACATCGCCTGGTGGGGGCAGTCCCTGGCGACCGCCGCCCACCAGCAAGGCGACCTCAAGCGCGCCAAGGCCTACGCCGACTCCTCGCTCGCCACTGCCAAGCAGCAGGTCGATGCCTCGCCGAAGGATCCGCAGTTGCGCGGTCTGTACGCGGTGAGCCTGGCCTATGTGGGCCGCGGGGCTGACGCGAACAAGGAGATGACACAGGCGGTTGCCGACGCCCCGAAGGGGAGCGGGACCAATGAGACGTACGTGCGCCTGCAGGCCATCCGGATGCATCTCGCCCTCGGCGAACAGGAGGCGGCCCTGGACGGCATCGAGGACATCCTCACGCGGCAGTCGTTCGTGACCCGCGGCTACCTCAAGGCCGACCCGATGTTCACGCCGCTCAAGAACAACGAGCGCTTCAAGCGGATCGTCTCCGGCGGCATGGACCGGCCGCGCGGATGA
- a CDS encoding type II toxin-antitoxin system VapC family toxin, with protein MRLVDVNVLVYAFRESAPEHALHRSWLDRLVRSDEAYAVSDQVLSGFLRIATHPRIFHPPAPIEAAIGFANAFRSQPNAVMITPGVRHWEIFQRLCREVGAKGNLIPDAWLAALAIESGCEFITTDRDFARFPGLRWSHPLA; from the coding sequence CTGCGACTGGTTGACGTGAACGTGCTCGTGTACGCCTTTCGGGAAAGCGCACCGGAGCACGCCCTGCATCGATCGTGGCTCGACCGATTGGTCCGGTCGGACGAGGCCTACGCCGTGTCCGATCAGGTGTTGAGCGGCTTCCTCCGGATTGCGACGCACCCGCGGATCTTCCATCCGCCGGCACCAATCGAGGCCGCCATTGGCTTCGCGAATGCGTTCCGCAGCCAGCCCAACGCCGTCATGATCACGCCCGGCGTGAGGCATTGGGAGATCTTCCAGCGACTCTGTCGCGAGGTCGGGGCAAAAGGCAACTTGATCCCCGACGCCTGGTTGGCGGCGCTGGCGATCGAATCCGGATGCGAGTTCATCACCACCGACCGAGACTTCGCGCGGTTCCCCGGACTCCGCTGGTCACACCCATTGGCATAG
- a CDS encoding serine/threonine-protein kinase: MSTHARLTAALADRYRLERELGQGGMATVYLAHDLKHDRDVAIKVLHPDLGAALGGERFLSEIRTTARLQHPHILPLLDSGEADGLLYYVMPLVTGETLRARLERDRQLPVEEAIRTAREVADALQYAHEHGVIHRDIKPENILLQGGHALVADFGIALAVQSAGGQRMTQTGLSLGTPQYMSPEQAMGEKQIDARSDIYALAAVTYEMLVGEAPFTGPTVQAIVARLITEEPRAIGSQRKAVPESVEAAVLRALEKLPADRFATAAEFAAALVNPTLATAATSRTRAMAATPRSNRAVALLGGVTVLSLAAAAFAWFRPAPVEAPNWQTIVVSDSLEFDQPGSMLAISPTGENILFRKSIQNSPIWLKRADRLEAAAIPGTERGATPAFSPDGQWIAFTADRQLKKVRLDGGASMILADSAASQEYGLAWLDDNTIIYPSPSGSELRRVSAAGGGYTVAFADTALRGFGLLNVTALPDARGVLAAVCTSNCATSTMSVIDLKTSKLTRLLPDVMKAWYLPSGNLLYVRTDFTAMVAPFDLDKLTITGPATAVLDGTTIHALFRTVPMLAISRSGTLLFARGKAGTGTSEFVRVDRQGVATRIDTSWSGVFNSFALSADGRRAAVGTGTTGGGLSIYLKQLDAGAFSRLSFGGQDRRPTWSPDGKTVAFVRDSLNGGGVYGIAADGSGGERRLARIDRPIQEVIWSNDGQWLVLRTDNGTAGAGDLVGVRTSGDSTPVPLVASKFTEMHPALSPDGRWLAYISDESGANEIYVRPFPATNGGRWQVSNGGGMSPVWSPDSKELYFISASNKLVAAELLTTAGFEVVQLRPLFDTNGYNLDLFHSSFAVSPDGKSFLFSRQRATGVGTARPTVILVRNWFADLAARLKR, translated from the coding sequence ATGAGCACCCACGCCCGCCTCACCGCCGCCCTCGCCGACCGCTATCGCCTCGAGCGCGAGCTCGGCCAGGGCGGCATGGCCACCGTCTACCTCGCGCACGACCTCAAGCACGATCGCGACGTCGCGATCAAGGTGCTGCACCCCGACCTGGGCGCGGCGCTGGGTGGCGAGCGCTTTCTTTCCGAGATTCGCACCACGGCCCGCCTGCAGCATCCGCACATCCTGCCGCTGCTCGACTCGGGTGAGGCCGACGGCCTGCTCTACTACGTGATGCCGCTGGTCACCGGCGAGACGCTGCGCGCACGCCTCGAGCGTGATCGTCAGCTTCCGGTGGAAGAAGCGATTCGCACCGCGCGCGAAGTCGCCGACGCGCTCCAGTACGCCCACGAACACGGCGTGATCCACCGCGACATCAAGCCCGAGAACATCCTGCTGCAGGGCGGGCACGCGCTGGTGGCCGACTTCGGCATCGCCCTCGCCGTGCAGTCCGCCGGCGGCCAGCGGATGACGCAGACCGGCCTCAGTCTCGGGACGCCGCAGTACATGAGTCCCGAGCAGGCGATGGGCGAGAAGCAGATCGACGCCCGCAGCGACATCTACGCGCTCGCCGCGGTGACATATGAAATGCTCGTGGGTGAAGCCCCCTTCACCGGCCCCACCGTGCAGGCGATCGTCGCGCGCCTGATCACCGAGGAACCACGCGCGATCGGCTCGCAGCGAAAGGCGGTCCCCGAGTCCGTCGAGGCGGCGGTGCTGCGCGCGCTCGAGAAGCTCCCCGCCGATCGCTTCGCCACCGCCGCCGAATTCGCCGCCGCACTGGTCAACCCGACCCTCGCGACCGCCGCGACCTCGCGCACCCGCGCCATGGCGGCCACGCCGCGCAGCAACCGCGCCGTTGCGCTGCTCGGCGGCGTGACGGTGCTCTCGCTCGCGGCCGCAGCGTTCGCGTGGTTCCGCCCCGCACCCGTCGAGGCACCCAACTGGCAGACGATCGTCGTCAGCGACTCGCTCGAGTTTGACCAGCCCGGCTCGATGCTCGCCATCTCGCCGACCGGCGAGAACATCCTGTTCCGCAAGAGCATCCAGAACAGTCCGATCTGGCTCAAGCGTGCCGACCGCCTCGAAGCGGCCGCCATTCCCGGCACCGAGCGCGGCGCCACGCCCGCCTTCTCGCCGGACGGCCAGTGGATCGCCTTCACCGCCGATCGGCAGCTCAAGAAGGTGCGGCTTGATGGCGGCGCCTCCATGATACTCGCCGACTCGGCCGCCTCGCAGGAGTACGGTCTCGCCTGGCTCGACGACAACACCATCATCTATCCGTCACCTTCTGGCTCGGAACTCCGTCGCGTGAGCGCCGCCGGTGGTGGCTATACCGTCGCCTTCGCGGACACCGCCCTCCGGGGCTTCGGCCTGCTCAACGTCACCGCGCTCCCCGACGCGCGCGGTGTGCTCGCGGCGGTCTGCACCTCGAACTGCGCCACCAGCACGATGAGCGTCATCGACCTGAAGACGAGCAAGCTCACCAGGCTCCTCCCCGACGTCATGAAGGCGTGGTACCTCCCGAGCGGCAACCTGCTCTACGTCCGGACCGACTTCACCGCGATGGTGGCGCCGTTCGACCTCGACAAGCTGACGATCACCGGACCGGCCACCGCCGTACTCGACGGCACCACGATCCATGCGCTCTTCCGCACCGTGCCGATGCTCGCCATCTCGCGGAGCGGGACCCTGCTCTTCGCGCGGGGCAAGGCGGGGACCGGCACCTCGGAATTCGTCCGCGTTGATCGGCAGGGAGTCGCCACGCGGATCGACACCAGCTGGTCCGGCGTCTTCAATTCGTTCGCGCTCTCGGCCGATGGCCGTCGGGCCGCGGTCGGCACCGGCACCACCGGTGGCGGCCTCTCGATCTATCTCAAGCAGCTCGACGCCGGCGCGTTCTCACGGCTCTCCTTCGGCGGGCAGGACCGACGCCCCACCTGGTCACCCGATGGCAAGACCGTCGCCTTCGTTCGCGACTCGCTGAATGGCGGCGGTGTGTATGGCATCGCGGCCGACGGCAGTGGTGGGGAGCGGCGCCTGGCCCGGATCGATCGCCCGATTCAGGAGGTCATCTGGTCGAATGACGGCCAGTGGCTGGTGCTCCGCACCGACAACGGCACCGCCGGCGCCGGCGACCTCGTCGGCGTCCGCACCAGCGGCGACTCGACGCCGGTGCCGCTGGTAGCCTCGAAGTTCACCGAGATGCACCCGGCGCTCTCGCCGGATGGCCGCTGGCTGGCGTACATCTCCGACGAATCGGGGGCGAACGAGATCTACGTGCGCCCCTTCCCCGCCACAAACGGCGGGCGGTGGCAGGTCTCGAACGGCGGCGGGATGTCGCCGGTCTGGTCCCCGGACAGCAAGGAGCTCTACTTCATCAGCGCATCCAACAAGCTGGTCGCCGCCGAGCTGCTCACCACCGCCGGCTTCGAGGTGGTCCAGCTCCGCCCCCTCTTCGACACCAACGGCTACAACCTCGACCTCTTCCACTCCTCCTTCGCCGTCTCCCCCGACGGCAAGAGCTTCCTCTTTTCGCGGCAGCGGGCAACCGGGGTCGGCACGGCCCGGCCGACGGTGATCCTGGTCCGGAACTGGTTCGCCGACCTGGCGGCGCGGCTGAAGCGGTAG
- a CDS encoding protein kinase, whose translation MSNRLTALGTTLGRYRLLDRLGAGGMGEVWRAHDANLDREVAIKLLAPGTAADATTTERFRREALALSRLSHPGVATIYDFDAQDGTAFLVMELVSGGSLETRLASGPLPIDEVAQIGAAIADAIAEAHQCGILHRDLKPANIVLTPAGAPKILDFGIARLMGSHGEASKLTQTGMLIGSLPYMAPEQLTGDADDSRTDIYALGVMLFEMATGRRPFLKERPEALMFEIFGSAPPAVRSLRADAPAALDELIDACLSKDPARRPATATAVAAALRSLGSGPSSGPVAVPARDTIRAIAVLPLRNVSGDPSQEYFADGLTEAIISDLSRIKALRVISRTSAMQYKGSTKTLPEIARELNVDAVLEGSAHLVGARVRVSVQLVAARSDQTLWADRYDRQLDDVLALQSDVAETVAREVAVQLTPEEAGHLARRQVVNAEAHLEVLKARHSMFAGTKDAVELALRYARRALELDPSYAAAWSALADCQVLRVGRGMASPAEAGAEAWSAAERARELDPKLADAWTSLGFIASMSGDAAGGMAMLQKAVELNPGHAFAHNMLSRSFCAFGRIDEAVAAATRSIELDPLSSIIRTVLGDALYYAREYQKSVFQYRMAIELDPRFDGAHTDMARSLEALGRFDEARAAYEEGRKLAGGIAGPSFGLAHLEAAAGNTAEARRILAELTAARSSRVVSAWGIAAVHASLGDVDEAFAWLETAIAEKASGVIWLRMHPRLDPIRHDPRYWPMVVRVGLADG comes from the coding sequence ATGAGCAACCGCCTCACCGCCCTCGGCACCACCCTCGGCCGCTACCGCCTGCTCGATCGCCTCGGCGCGGGCGGGATGGGCGAAGTATGGCGCGCCCACGACGCCAACCTCGATCGCGAAGTCGCCATCAAGCTGCTCGCCCCGGGGACCGCGGCCGATGCCACCACCACCGAGCGCTTCCGCCGCGAGGCACTGGCGCTGTCGCGGCTCTCGCACCCCGGCGTCGCGACGATCTACGACTTCGATGCCCAGGACGGCACCGCCTTCCTGGTGATGGAGCTCGTGAGCGGCGGCTCGCTCGAGACGCGGCTCGCTTCCGGTCCGCTGCCGATTGACGAGGTCGCCCAAATCGGCGCCGCCATCGCCGATGCGATCGCCGAGGCGCACCAGTGCGGCATCCTCCACCGCGACCTCAAGCCGGCGAACATCGTCCTCACGCCAGCTGGGGCGCCGAAGATCCTCGACTTCGGCATCGCCCGGCTCATGGGCAGCCACGGCGAGGCCAGCAAGCTCACGCAGACCGGGATGCTGATCGGCTCGCTCCCCTACATGGCGCCCGAACAGCTCACCGGCGACGCCGACGACAGTCGCACCGACATCTACGCCCTCGGCGTGATGCTCTTCGAGATGGCCACGGGCCGGCGACCGTTCCTCAAGGAGCGCCCCGAGGCGCTGATGTTCGAGATCTTCGGCAGCGCCCCGCCCGCCGTCCGCTCGCTACGCGCCGATGCCCCCGCCGCACTCGACGAGTTGATCGACGCCTGCCTGAGCAAGGACCCCGCGCGGCGCCCCGCCACCGCGACCGCCGTGGCCGCCGCACTCCGCTCGCTCGGCAGCGGACCGTCGTCGGGTCCCGTGGCCGTGCCCGCGCGCGACACCATCCGCGCGATCGCCGTCCTCCCGCTCCGCAACGTCTCCGGCGACCCGTCGCAGGAGTACTTCGCCGACGGCCTCACCGAAGCGATCATCTCCGACCTCTCGCGGATCAAGGCGCTGCGGGTCATCTCGCGCACCTCGGCGATGCAGTACAAGGGGAGCACCAAGACGCTCCCCGAGATCGCGCGCGAGCTGAATGTCGACGCCGTGCTCGAAGGGTCGGCCCATCTTGTGGGCGCCCGCGTGCGCGTGAGCGTGCAGCTCGTCGCCGCGCGGAGCGACCAGACGCTCTGGGCCGATCGCTACGATCGTCAGCTCGACGACGTGCTCGCCTTGCAGAGCGATGTGGCCGAGACCGTGGCCAGAGAAGTCGCCGTGCAGCTCACTCCCGAGGAGGCCGGTCACCTCGCGCGACGGCAGGTGGTCAACGCCGAGGCGCACCTTGAAGTGCTCAAGGCGCGACATTCGATGTTTGCGGGCACCAAGGACGCGGTGGAGTTGGCGCTGCGCTATGCACGGCGCGCCCTCGAACTCGACCCCAGCTACGCCGCGGCCTGGTCGGCACTGGCCGACTGCCAGGTGCTCCGTGTCGGGCGCGGCATGGCGTCGCCGGCGGAAGCGGGGGCGGAGGCGTGGTCGGCGGCGGAACGGGCGCGTGAGCTCGACCCGAAGTTGGCCGACGCCTGGACCTCGCTCGGCTTCATCGCCTCGATGAGCGGCGACGCAGCGGGTGGCATGGCGATGCTGCAGAAGGCCGTCGAACTCAATCCGGGCCATGCCTTCGCACACAACATGCTGTCGCGATCCTTCTGTGCCTTCGGGAGGATCGACGAGGCGGTGGCCGCGGCGACTCGCTCGATCGAACTCGACCCGCTCTCGTCGATCATCCGCACGGTGCTCGGCGACGCGCTCTACTATGCGCGCGAGTACCAGAAGTCGGTCTTCCAGTATCGCATGGCGATCGAGCTCGACCCGCGCTTCGACGGTGCCCACACCGACATGGCGCGCAGTCTCGAGGCGCTGGGCCGCTTCGACGAGGCGCGCGCCGCCTACGAGGAGGGGCGCAAGCTCGCGGGCGGCATTGCCGGTCCGTCATTCGGGCTCGCCCATCTCGAAGCCGCCGCCGGCAACACCGCCGAGGCGCGGCGCATCCTCGCTGAGCTCACGGCCGCCAGGAGCAGCCGCGTCGTCTCGGCGTGGGGGATCGCCGCCGTGCACGCCTCGCTCGGCGACGTCGACGAGGCCTTCGCCTGGCTCGAGACGGCGATCGCCGAGAAGGCGTCGGGGGTGATCTGGCTGCGGATGCATCCGCGGCTCGACCCGATCCGGCACGACCCGCGGTATTGGCCGATGGTGGTGCGGGTGGGGTTGGCGGATGGGTGA
- a CDS encoding type II toxin-antitoxin system VapC family toxin yields the protein MLAYLDTSVVVAIRFSQPGAERFRDALTSFELYASPLLEAEWRSALRREQVEPNLAELELVQWIFQDRTLSEELERVFKAGYVRGADAWHLATALSLAPDPSELTFLTLDDRQRAVAEALGFKT from the coding sequence ATGTTGGCCTACCTGGACACCTCTGTCGTGGTCGCGATCCGATTCAGCCAGCCGGGCGCGGAGCGATTTCGAGACGCCCTGACCAGCTTCGAGTTGTACGCCTCCCCCCTACTCGAGGCGGAATGGCGCAGCGCCCTGCGTCGCGAGCAGGTCGAACCCAACCTCGCGGAGCTCGAGCTGGTCCAGTGGATCTTCCAGGATCGCACCCTCAGCGAGGAACTCGAGCGGGTCTTCAAGGCGGGCTACGTCCGCGGCGCCGATGCGTGGCACCTCGCCACGGCGCTCTCCCTCGCACCGGACCCCTCCGAACTCACCTTTTTGACATTGGACGATCGACAGCGGGCGGTGGCGGAGGCGCTGGGGTTCAAGACGTGA
- a CDS encoding type II toxin-antitoxin system prevent-host-death family antitoxin: protein MPEEYSIYDAKAKLSALVRQVREGRSFVITVHGQPVAELRPIEPKPKATTLAARVAELRAKGLITPARTTPDDPRAFPIGEYREGALQRFLDDRD, encoded by the coding sequence ATGCCAGAAGAATATTCCATCTACGACGCCAAGGCGAAGCTCTCGGCGCTGGTCCGCCAGGTCCGCGAGGGGCGGAGCTTTGTTATCACGGTCCATGGGCAGCCGGTCGCCGAGCTGCGGCCGATCGAGCCGAAACCGAAGGCGACGACGCTGGCGGCACGGGTCGCGGAACTGCGCGCCAAGGGGTTGATCACGCCGGCGCGGACGACGCCCGACGACCCCCGGGCCTTCCCGATCGGGGAGTATCGCGAGGGTGCGCTGCAGCGATTCCTGGACGATCGCGACTGA